A single region of the Fibrobacter sp. genome encodes:
- a CDS encoding S26 family signal peptidase: MFLGGATVIRLYVFEPVKIMDASMAPKFKEQSIVWMCKLPYCFSGLTDQDIVWAKLKSDETQVRSILAMPGDTIEISDKGRVVSAHRNFKWKNEDAFIQSRAMYVPKTGDTLVFSELNDVEQDYVIAYLRDKGENVLVKTTLWQGGREISLDRVGSTKIANRQVSLNEIDFLPWQDRYLIEEQIRQSEPGNAPIKLKRQLFYGEIKKVAATDKKDSTTSQDSTATQDSSVVKDSGAVAIKQDSVSVDTAQISQAHNSQSVKVYGAQINEIVIEDDCYYLICKKGSNCPDSRELGYFRKDQLIGTHVAWPDKIKENFIEPVMKRVRIVTTLVSDTWTHATKWAGDKIDQVKEWFQKKEEPNESAPEANIDAIEKSYKQMQKKSNKKPKN; the protein is encoded by the coding sequence ATGTTCCTCGGCGGTGCAACGGTTATTCGTCTCTACGTCTTTGAACCGGTAAAAATCATGGATGCATCCATGGCCCCAAAGTTCAAGGAACAGTCCATCGTATGGATGTGCAAACTACCCTATTGTTTTTCTGGTTTGACGGACCAGGACATCGTTTGGGCAAAGCTCAAGTCCGACGAGACACAAGTGCGCAGCATTCTCGCCATGCCGGGAGACACCATTGAAATTTCGGACAAAGGAAGAGTCGTTTCCGCCCACAGAAATTTCAAGTGGAAAAACGAAGACGCATTTATCCAGAGCAGAGCCATGTACGTTCCCAAAACGGGCGACACATTGGTCTTTAGCGAATTGAACGACGTGGAACAGGATTACGTCATAGCCTACCTTCGCGACAAAGGCGAGAACGTCCTTGTAAAAACAACCTTGTGGCAAGGCGGCAGAGAAATCAGTCTTGATCGAGTGGGATCCACCAAGATTGCCAATCGCCAAGTCAGCCTAAACGAAATCGACTTCTTACCTTGGCAGGACCGCTACCTTATCGAAGAACAGATCCGCCAAAGCGAACCTGGCAACGCCCCTATTAAATTGAAACGTCAGCTATTCTATGGCGAAATCAAGAAGGTTGCCGCTACCGATAAAAAGGATTCTACAACTTCACAGGATTCCACAGCAACACAGGATTCCTCTGTCGTAAAAGACTCCGGTGCAGTTGCGATAAAACAGGATTCAGTCAGCGTAGACACGGCACAAATATCCCAGGCACACAATAGCCAGAGTGTTAAAGTCTACGGAGCACAAATCAACGAAATCGTAATCGAAGACGACTGCTATTACCTTATCTGCAAAAAGGGTTCCAACTGCCCGGACTCCAGAGAACTCGGCTACTTCAGAAAGGACCAGCTCATCGGAACCCATGTGGCATGGCCCGACAAAATCAAGGAAAACTTCATCGAGCCGGTGATGAAACGAGTTCGAATCGTAACGACATTGGTTTCCGACACATGGACTCACGCAACAAAATGGGCAGGCGATAAAATCGACCAGGTCAAGGAATGGTTCCAGAAAAAAGAAGAACCAAACGAATCTGCACCAGAAGCAAATATCGACGCCATCGAAAAAAGCTACAAGCAAATGCAAAAGAAATCAAACAAGAAGCCTAAGAACTAA